In one window of Juglans regia cultivar Chandler chromosome 3, Walnut 2.0, whole genome shotgun sequence DNA:
- the LOC109012874 gene encoding probable 3-hydroxyisobutyrate dehydrogenase, mitochondrial isoform X1, whose protein sequence is MIVISCFHQNVVEEITMAMCRARALFSFSKCKPTLLSPLFHFSPIRRFSSSEFESVGFIGLGNMGSRMVHNLIKAGYKVAVHDINCNVLKKFSDMGVSTKETPFEVAEASDVVITMLPSSSHVFDVFTGPNGLLQGGNLLRPWLLIDSSTIDPQTSRKLSVTVSKCILKEKKDHWVNPVMLDAPVSGGVLAAEAGTLAFMVGGSEEAYLAAKPLLLSMGKNTIYCGKAGNGSAAKICNNLAMAVSMLGISEALALGQSLGIAASTLTRVFNSSSARCWSSDSYNPVPGVMEAAPSSRNYDGGFASKLMAKDLNLAAASAIDVGRKCPLTSQALEIYTELCQDGHEARDFSCVFRHYYSGMDEF, encoded by the exons ATGATCGTGATTAGCTGTTTTCATCAGAACGTAGTGGAAGAGATAACCATGGCAATGTGCAGGGCGAGAGcgcttttttctttctccaagtGCAAGCCTACACTCTTATCCcctctctttcatttctctccGATACGCCGTTTTTCGTCATCTGAGTTTGAG AGTGTTGGGTTCATAGGGCTGGGAAATATGGGCTCCAGAATGGTGCATAATCTAATAAAGGCAGGATACAAAGTGGCCGTTCATGACAT aAACTGTAATGTCTTAAAGAAGTTCTCTGACATGGGAGTCtctacaaaagaaacacctttTGAAGTTGCAGAAGCAAGTGATGTCGTAATTACAATGTTGCCTTCTTCTTCTCAT GTATTTGATGTGTTCACTGGACCAAATGGTTTGCTTCAAGGTGGAAATCTCCTAAGACCATGGTTATTAATAGATTCGTCTACTATTGATCCACAAACATCGAGAAAGCTTTCTGTGACTGTAtctaaatgtattttaaaggaaaagaaag ATCATTGGGTGAACCCTGTCATGTTGGATGCTCCTGTGTCTGGAGGTGTTCTTGCTGCAGAAGCTGGGACACTTGCTTTCATG GTTGGTGGGTCTGAGGAAGCTTACCTGGCTGCAAAACCCTTATTACTTTCAATGGGGAAAAACACAATATATTGTGGGAAAGCAGGAAATGGCTCA GCAGCAAAGATCTGCAATAATTTGGCAATGGCTGTTAGCATGCTTGGTATCTCAGAAGCCCTTGCTCTTGGTCAGTCTCTTGGAATTGCTGCCAGCACTCTGACAAGAGTATTCAACTCTTCAAGTGCTCGCTGTTGGAGTAG TGACAGTTACAATCCAGTTCCTGGAGTGATGGAAGCAGCACCCTCTTCGAGAAATTATGATGGTGGGTTTGCATCTAAGCTAATG GCAAAAGACCTAAACCTTGCTGCAGCATCGGCCATTGATGTTGGTCGAAAATGCCCATTGACGTCCCAAGCTCTAGAGAT ATATACAGAACTCTGCCAGGATGGCCATGAGGCCAGGGACTTCTCCTGTGTTTTCCGTCATTATTACTCAGGCATGGATGAGTTTTAG
- the LOC109012875 gene encoding LRR receptor-like serine/threonine-protein kinase GHR1, whose amino-acid sequence MKLIKLLVASLFFLSAMGQLPSQDILALLEFKKGIKHDPTGYVLNSWNEESIDFNGCPTSWNGIACNGGNVAGVVLNNLGLSADADLSVFSNLTKLVRLSMSNNSMTGTIPNNIADLKSLEFLDISNNLFSLSLPTGIGRLASLRNLSLAGNNFSGSIPDSISGLTSIQSMDLSRNSFSGSLPSAFTKLNNLVSLNLSLNGFNKRIPKGFELINSLELLDLHGNMLNGQLDVEFLLLSSATHVDFSGNMLVSSSSQQQRFLPQISETIKYLNLSHNQLKGSLVSGGEPQVFENLKVLDLSYNQLSGELPGFNFVYELQVLKLSNNGFSGFIPNGLLKGDSLVLTELDLSANNLSGPISMITSTTLHFLNLSSNGLTGELPLLTGSCAVLDLSNNKFEGNLTRMVKWGNIEFLDLSQNQLTGLIPEFTPQFLRLNYLNLSHNSLISSLPTVITHYPKLRVIDLSSNQLNGHLLVDLLTMPTLQEIHLENNLLSGDIKFSPPSPGESNLQILDLSRNQFSGYFPDQFGSLTGLQVLNIAGNNFSGSLPTSMADMSSISSLDISQNHFTGSLPNNLPNSLISFNASYNDLSGFVPENLRKFPSSSFYPGNNKLSFPRESSGGTNYPDENHKRRSMNTIVKVIIIVACVVAVFILILLVIFIRYIRISRRPPPEHKIDKDIRRRAQPNPSALTGAESGGALVVSAEDLVASRKGSTSGIISPDEKMAAVTGFSPSKASHFSWSPESGDSFIAEHFARLDVRSPDRLVGELHFLDDTITLTPEELSRAPAEVLGRSSHGTSYRATLDNGVFLTVKWLREGVAKQRKEFAKEAKKFANIRHPNVVGLRGYYWGPTQHEKLILSDYVSPGSLASFLYDRPGRKGPPLTWVQRLKIAVDVARGLNYLHFDRAVPHGNIKATNILLDGPDLNARIADYCLHRLMTQAGTIEQILDAGVLGYRAPELAASKKPLPSFKSDVYAFGVILLELLTGRCAGDVISGEEGGVDLTDWVQLSVAEGRGSDCFDPAMTPEMGNPAAEKGMKEVLGIALRCIRSVSDRPGIKNIYEDLSSI is encoded by the exons ATGAAGCTCATCAAGCTTTTAGTTGCATCCCTGTTTTTTCTGTCTGCCATGGGGCAGCTTCCTTCACAGGACATTTTGGCGCTGCTCGAATTCAAGAAGGGAATCAAGCATGATCCCACTGGTTATGTTCTGAATTCATGGAATGAGGAGtctattgattttaatggcTGCCCTACTTCTTGGAACGGAATTGCTTGTAATGGAGGAAATGTTGCCGGGGTTGTTCTTAATAACTTGGGTCTCTCAGCTGATGCGGACTTGAGTGTATTTTCAAATCTCACGAAGCTTGTGAGACTCTCCATGTCAAACAATTCCATGACGGGCACGATTCCGAACAATATTGCAGACTTGAAAAGCCTTGAGTTTCTAGACATATCTAATAATCTGTTTTCCTTGTCTTTGCCAACGGGGATTGGCAGGTTAGCAAGCCTAAGGAACCTCTCATTGGCTGGGAACAACTTCTCTGGCTCAATTCCGGATTCTATATCTGGTCTTACCTCAATCCAGTCTATGGACTTGAGCCGTAATTCCTTTTCTGGTTCACTGCCGTCagcatttacaaaattaaataaccTTGTATCTCTAAATCTATCTTTGAATGGCTTTAACAAGAGAATACCTAAAGGTTTTGAGCTAATTAATAGTCTTGAGCTGCTTGACTTGCATGGAAATATGCTCAATGGTCAGCTGGATGTGGAATTCTTGCTTCTATCAAGTGCAACCCACGTTGATTTCAGTGGTAACATGCTAGTTAGTTCTAGTTCACAGCAGCAAAGATTTTTACCGCAAATTTCTGAGACTATCAAGTATTTGAATCTTAGCCACAATCAGCTCAAGGGATCACTGGTGAGTGGAGGTGAGCCACAGGTCTTTGAAAACTTGAAGGTGCTGGATCTGAGCTACAATCAGCTCTCTGGAGAATTGCCTGGATTTAATTTTGTCTATGAACTCCAAGTCCTGAAGCTCAGCAACAACGGATTCTCAGGTTTCATTCCTAATGGTCTGTTGAAAGGAGATTCTTTGGTATTAACTGAACTTGATTTGAGTGCCAATAATTTGTCAG GGCCGATAAGTATGATCACGTCAACAACCCTGCACTTTCTTAATCTCTCCTCAAATGGGCTCACAGGCGAGCTTCCTTTGCTGACTGGAAGTTGTGCGGTACTCGATCTATCAAataacaaatttgaaggaaatttAACCAGGATGGTAAAATGGGGGAACATTGAATTCCTTGATCTCAGTCAGAACCAATTGACAGGGCTGATCCCTGAGTTTACCCCTCAGTTTTTGCGTTTAAATTATCTCAACCTTTCCCATAATTCTCTTATTAGCTCTCTTCCAACTGTTATCACACATTATCCGAAGCTTAGAGTTATTGATCTCAGTTCCAACCAGCTAAATGGTCATCTTCTAGTTGATCTGTTGACAATGCCCACTCTGCAGGAGATTcatcttgaaaataatttactGAGTGGTGATATTAAGTTTTCTCCCCCTTCCCCTGGAGAAAGCAATCTTCAGATTCTTGATCTTTCTCGTAACCAGTTTAGTGGCTATTTTCCTGATCAATTTGGGTCATTGACTGGACTTCAAGTACTCAATATTGCTGGAAATAACTTTTCTGGTTCTCTGCCAACTTCCATGGCTGACATGAGCTCAATAAGCTCATTGGATATATCACAGAACCACTTTACTGGTTCTTTACCAAACAACTTGCCTAACAGCCTCATAAGCTTTAATGCTTCATATAATGATCTTTCAGGGTTTGTCCCTGAAAACCTGAGAAAGTTCCCAAGTTCTTCTTTCTACCCTGGAAATAATAAGTTAAGTTTTCCTAGAGAGTCTTCTGGAGGAACCAATTATCCAGATGAAAATCACAAGAGGAGATCGATGAACACTATTGTCAAAGTGATAATTATAGTTGCATGTGTGGTTGCTGTTTTCATTCTTATCCTTCTTGTTATCTTCATACGTTACATTCGTATATCAAGGAGACCTCCACCAGAGCACAAAATAGATAAAGACATTCGCCGGCGAGCTCAACCAAACCCCTCCGCTCTTACTGGAGCAGAGAGTGGTGGTGCTTTGGTAGTTTCAGCTGAGGATCTTGTGGCTTCACGGAAAGGATCAACATCTGGGATAATCAGTCCCGATGAGAAAATGGCTGCTGTAACTGGCTTCTCCCCATCAAAGGCTAGCCACTTTTCTTGGTCACCAGAATCTGGGGATTCGTTCATTGCTGAGCACTTTGCAAGGTTAGATGTGAGGTCACCAGATCGATTGGTTGGTGAGCTTCATTTTCTCGATGATACCATAACACTGACACCTGAGGAGCTGTCTAGGGCCCCGGCAGAAGTATTGGGGAGAAGCAGCCATGGGACTTCTTATAGGGCAACTCTGGATAATGGGGTGTTCTTGACAGTTAAGTGGTTGAGAGAAGGGGTAGCAAAACAGAGAAAGGAGTTCGCTAAGGAGGCTAAAAAATTTGCAAACATCAGGCATCCTAATGTGGTGGGTTTGAGAGGGTACTATTGGGGGCCCACACAACATGAAAAGCTCATTCTTTCAGATTATGTCTCGCCTGGAAGTCTTGCAAGCTTTCTTTATG ATCGGCCAGGAAGAAAAGGTCCACCATTAACTTGGGTCCAAAGGCTCAAAATAGCAGTTGATGTTGCACGAGGCCTAAACTATCTCCATTTTGATCGTGCTGTACCACATGGCAACATTAAAGCAACAAACATTCTGTTAGATGGGCCTGATCTGAATGCACGCATTGCTGATTACTGCCTCCACCGCCTAATGACCCAAGCTGGCACCATTGAACAGATTCTTGATGCTGGTGTATTGGGTTATCGTGCACCGGAGTTGGCTGCATCCAAGAAACCACTGCCCTCCTTCAAGTCTGATGTTTATGCCTTTGGAGTGATACTGTTGGAACTTTTAACAGGAAGGTGTGCTGGTGATGTTATCTCTGGTGAAGAGGGTGGGGTTGATTTGACAGATTGGGTGCAGTTAAGTGTAGCAGAAGGTCGTGGCTCAGATTGTTTTGACCCTGCAATGACTCCAGAAATGGGGAATCCGGCAGCCGAGAAGGGAATGAAGGAGGTTCTTGGAATAGCTTTAAGATGTATACGATCAGTTTCGGACAGGCCAGGTATCAAGAACATATATGAAGATCTTTCATCTATTTAG
- the LOC109012874 gene encoding probable 3-hydroxyisobutyrate dehydrogenase, mitochondrial isoform X2, whose translation MIVISCFHQNVVEEITMAMCRARALFSFSKCKPTLLSPLFHFSPIRRFSSSEFESVGFIGLGNMGSRMVHNLIKAGYKVAVHDINCNVLKKFSDMGVSTKETPFEVAEASDVVITMLPSSSHVFDVFTGPNGLLQGGNLLRPWLLIDSSTIDPQTSRKLSVTVSKCILKEKKDHWVNPVMLDAPVSGGVLAAEAGTLAFMVGGSEEAYLAAKPLLLSMGKNTIYCGKAGNGSAAKICNNLAMAVSMLGISEALALGQSLGIAASTLTRVFNSSSARCWSSYNPVPGVMEAAPSSRNYDGGFASKLMAKDLNLAAASAIDVGRKCPLTSQALEIYTELCQDGHEARDFSCVFRHYYSGMDEF comes from the exons ATGATCGTGATTAGCTGTTTTCATCAGAACGTAGTGGAAGAGATAACCATGGCAATGTGCAGGGCGAGAGcgcttttttctttctccaagtGCAAGCCTACACTCTTATCCcctctctttcatttctctccGATACGCCGTTTTTCGTCATCTGAGTTTGAG AGTGTTGGGTTCATAGGGCTGGGAAATATGGGCTCCAGAATGGTGCATAATCTAATAAAGGCAGGATACAAAGTGGCCGTTCATGACAT aAACTGTAATGTCTTAAAGAAGTTCTCTGACATGGGAGTCtctacaaaagaaacacctttTGAAGTTGCAGAAGCAAGTGATGTCGTAATTACAATGTTGCCTTCTTCTTCTCAT GTATTTGATGTGTTCACTGGACCAAATGGTTTGCTTCAAGGTGGAAATCTCCTAAGACCATGGTTATTAATAGATTCGTCTACTATTGATCCACAAACATCGAGAAAGCTTTCTGTGACTGTAtctaaatgtattttaaaggaaaagaaag ATCATTGGGTGAACCCTGTCATGTTGGATGCTCCTGTGTCTGGAGGTGTTCTTGCTGCAGAAGCTGGGACACTTGCTTTCATG GTTGGTGGGTCTGAGGAAGCTTACCTGGCTGCAAAACCCTTATTACTTTCAATGGGGAAAAACACAATATATTGTGGGAAAGCAGGAAATGGCTCA GCAGCAAAGATCTGCAATAATTTGGCAATGGCTGTTAGCATGCTTGGTATCTCAGAAGCCCTTGCTCTTGGTCAGTCTCTTGGAATTGCTGCCAGCACTCTGACAAGAGTATTCAACTCTTCAAGTGCTCGCTGTTGGAGTAG TTACAATCCAGTTCCTGGAGTGATGGAAGCAGCACCCTCTTCGAGAAATTATGATGGTGGGTTTGCATCTAAGCTAATG GCAAAAGACCTAAACCTTGCTGCAGCATCGGCCATTGATGTTGGTCGAAAATGCCCATTGACGTCCCAAGCTCTAGAGAT ATATACAGAACTCTGCCAGGATGGCCATGAGGCCAGGGACTTCTCCTGTGTTTTCCGTCATTATTACTCAGGCATGGATGAGTTTTAG
- the LOC109012874 gene encoding probable 3-hydroxyisobutyrate dehydrogenase, mitochondrial isoform X3 — protein sequence MIVISCFHQNVVEEITMAMCRARALFSFSKCKPTLLSPLFHFSPIRRFSSSEFESVGFIGLGNMGSRMVHNLIKAGYKVAVHDINCNVLKKFSDMGVSTKETPFEVAEASDVVITMLPSSSHVFDVFTGPNGLLQGGNLLRPWLLIDSSTIDPQTSRKLSVTVSKCILKEKKDHWVNPVMLDAPVSGGVLAAEAGTLAFMVGGSEEAYLAAKPLLLSMGKNTIYCGKAGNGSNLNGSDSYNPVPGVMEAAPSSRNYDGGFASKLMAKDLNLAAASAIDVGRKCPLTSQALEIYTELCQDGHEARDFSCVFRHYYSGMDEF from the exons ATGATCGTGATTAGCTGTTTTCATCAGAACGTAGTGGAAGAGATAACCATGGCAATGTGCAGGGCGAGAGcgcttttttctttctccaagtGCAAGCCTACACTCTTATCCcctctctttcatttctctccGATACGCCGTTTTTCGTCATCTGAGTTTGAG AGTGTTGGGTTCATAGGGCTGGGAAATATGGGCTCCAGAATGGTGCATAATCTAATAAAGGCAGGATACAAAGTGGCCGTTCATGACAT aAACTGTAATGTCTTAAAGAAGTTCTCTGACATGGGAGTCtctacaaaagaaacacctttTGAAGTTGCAGAAGCAAGTGATGTCGTAATTACAATGTTGCCTTCTTCTTCTCAT GTATTTGATGTGTTCACTGGACCAAATGGTTTGCTTCAAGGTGGAAATCTCCTAAGACCATGGTTATTAATAGATTCGTCTACTATTGATCCACAAACATCGAGAAAGCTTTCTGTGACTGTAtctaaatgtattttaaaggaaaagaaag ATCATTGGGTGAACCCTGTCATGTTGGATGCTCCTGTGTCTGGAGGTGTTCTTGCTGCAGAAGCTGGGACACTTGCTTTCATG GTTGGTGGGTCTGAGGAAGCTTACCTGGCTGCAAAACCCTTATTACTTTCAATGGGGAAAAACACAATATATTGTGGGAAAGCAGGAAATGGCTCA AATTTGAATGGCAGTGACAGTTACAATCCAGTTCCTGGAGTGATGGAAGCAGCACCCTCTTCGAGAAATTATGATGGTGGGTTTGCATCTAAGCTAATG GCAAAAGACCTAAACCTTGCTGCAGCATCGGCCATTGATGTTGGTCGAAAATGCCCATTGACGTCCCAAGCTCTAGAGAT ATATACAGAACTCTGCCAGGATGGCCATGAGGCCAGGGACTTCTCCTGTGTTTTCCGTCATTATTACTCAGGCATGGATGAGTTTTAG